From Rhea pennata isolate bPtePen1 chromosome 37, bPtePen1.pri, whole genome shotgun sequence, a single genomic window includes:
- the LOC134152981 gene encoding CKLF-like MARVEL transmembrane domain-containing protein 5 — translation MAEPQPHGAFDLGALRSPKGLLLSAELALAVGLLALLVPPGAPTLAPALLQALAVAAALGGRLLRRPPHLPHGACLDFLRAAAGSLVSMVTALAAIAASRDALAAATFTFGLLLAALFAFDAFVTYRSDLALAGGGDPDADSA, via the exons atGGCTGAgccgcagccccacggcgcctTCGACCTGGGGGCCCTGCGGAGCCCCAAGGGGCTGCTGCTGAGCGCCGAGCTG GCGCTCGCCGTGGGGCTCCTGGCGCTCCTggtgccccccggcgcccccacGCTGGCGCCGGCCCTGCTCCAGGCCCTGGCCGTGGCGGCGGCACTTGGGGGGCGGCTGCTGCGCCGCCCCCCCCACCTGCCCCATGGCGCCTGCCTG GACTtcctgcgcgccgccgccgggtcGCTCGTCTCCATGGTGACGGCGCTGGCGGCCATCGCCGCCTCCCGCGACGCCCTGGCCGCCGCCACCTTC ACCTTCGGCCTCCTCCTCGCCGCCCTCTTCGCCTTCGACGCCTTCGTCACCTACCGCAGCGACCTGGCGCTGGCCGGCGGCGGGG ACCCTGACGCAGACTCGGCGTAG
- the SLC7A8 gene encoding large neutral amino acids transporter small subunit 2 isoform X2 — translation MAEEAARRRSASAKEGAAREPPGAASVALKKEIGLLSACGIIVGNIIGSGIFVSPKGVLENAGSVGLALLVWVLTGLVTAVGALCYAELGVTIPKSGGDYAYVKDIFGGLAGFLRLWIAVLVIYPTNQAVIALTFANYALRPLFGACAAPEPGLRLLAAACLLLLTWVNCASVRWATRVQDVFTAGKLLALALIIVMGLVQICRGEYFWLEPRQAFAFWQPPEAGRVALAFLQGSFAYAGWNFLNYVTEELVDPYRNLPRAIFISMPLVTFIYVFANVAYVTAMSPQELLDSNAVAVTFGEKVLGAVAWIMPVSVALSTFGGVNGSLFTSARLFYAGAREGQLPALLAMIHVERRTPIPALLVTCASTLLMLVTGDIYTLINYVGFVNYLWYGVTVAGLLVLRWRQPHRPRPIRVSVLWPALYLLFWAVTRRTCGITVPVQVSRRCGVAVTVLPSLSRR, via the exons ATGGCGGAGGAGGCCGCCCGGCGGCGCAGCGCCTCCGCCAAGGAGGGGGCGGCCCGggagccccccggcgccgccagcGTCGCCCTCAAGAAGGAGATCGGCTTGCTCAGCGCCTGCGGCATCATCGTGG GTAACATCATCGGCTCGGGGATCTTCGTGTCGCCCAAGGGGGTGCTGGAGAACGCCGGCAGCGTGGGGCTGGCGCTGCTCGTGTGGGTCCTCACGGGGCTCGTGACGGCTGTGGGCGCCCTGTGCTACGCCGAGCTGGGCGTCACCATCCCCAAGTCCGGTGGCGACTATGCCTACGTCAAGGACATCTTCGGCGGGCTGGCGGG CTTCCTGCGCCTGTGGATCGCGGTGCTGGTGATCTACCCCACGAACCAGGCGGTGATCGCCCTCACCTTCGCCAACTACGCGCTGCGGCCGCTCTTCGGCGCCTGCGCCGCCCCCGAGCCCGGCCTGCGCCTGCTGGCCGCCGCCTGCCTGC tGCTGCTGACGTGGGTGAACTGCGCCAGCGTGCGCTGGGCCACCCGGGTGCAGGACGTCTTCACCGCCGGCAAGCTGCTCGCCCTCGCCCTCATCATCGTTATGGGCCTCGTCCAGATCTGCAGGG gcGAGTACTTCTGGCTGGAGCCGCGGCAGGCGTTCGCCTTCTGGCAGCCGCCGGAGGCCGGCCGGGTGGCGCTGGCCTTCCTGCAGGGCTCCTTCGCCTACGCCGGCTGGAACTTCCTCAACTACGTCACCGAGGAGCTCGTCGACCCCTACCG GAACCTGCCCCGCGCCATCTTCATCTCCATGCCGCTGGTGACCTTCATCTACGTCTTCGCCAACGTGGCCTACGTCACCGCCATGTCGCCCCAGGAGCTGCTGGACTCCAACGCCGTGGCCGTG ACCTTCGGGGAGAAGGTGCTGGGCGCCGTGGCCTGGATCATGCCCGTCTCCGTGGCCCTCTCCACCTTCGGCGGCGTCAACGGCTCCCTCTTCACCTCCGCCCG GCTGTTCTACGCAGGGGCGCGTGAGGGGCAGCTGCCGGCGCTGCTGGCCATGATCCACGTGGAGCGGCGCACGCCCATCCCCGCCCTCCTGGTCACC TGCGCCTCGACGCTGCTGATGCTGGTGACGGGCGACATCTACACGCTCATCAACTACGTCGGCTTCGTCAACTACCTGTGGTACGGCGTCACCGTGGCCGGGCTGCTGGTGCTGCGCTGGCGGCAGCCCCACCGCCCGCGCCCCATACGG GTGAGCGTGCTGTGGCCCGCACTGTACCTGCTCTTCTGGGCTGTGACACGGCGCACGTGCGGCATCACAGTGCCGGTGCAGGTGTCGCGCCGTTGCGGTGTTGCTGTGACGGTGTTGCCGTCACTGTCCCGCAGGTGA
- the PABPN1 gene encoding polyadenylate-binding protein 2: MEEEAEKLKELQNEVEKQMNMSPPPGNAGPVIMSLEEKMEADARSIYVGNVDYGATAEELEAHFHGCGSVNRVTILCDKYSGHPKGFAYIEFSDKESVRTSMALDESLFRGRQIKVIPKRTNRPGISTTDRGFPRTRYRGRGGGYSAARARFYSGYSRPRGRAYRGRARATSWYSPY, translated from the exons atggaggaggaggcCGAGAAGCTCAAAGAGCTGCAAAACGAGGTGGAAAAACAGATGAACATGAGCCCCCCGCCGGGCAACG CCGGCCCGGTCATCATGTCCCTGGAGGAGAAGATGGAGGCGGACGCCCGGTCCATCTACGTGGGCAAC GTGGACTACGGGGCCACGGCGGAGGAGCTCGAGGCCCATTTTCACGGCTGCGGCTCCGTCAACCGCGTCACCATCCTCTGCGACAAGTACAGCGGGCACCCGAAGGG GTTCGCCTACATCGAGTTTTCCGACAAAGAGTCCGTGCGGACGTCGATGGCGCTCGACGAGTCCCTCTTCCGGGGCCGGCAAATTAAA gTGATCCCCAAGCGGACAAACCGGCCCGGCATCAGCACGACGGACCGGGGCTTCCCCCGTACCCGCTaccggggccgcggcggcggctaCAGCGCGGCCCGGGCCCGCTTCTACAGCGGCTACAgccgcccccgcgggcgggCCTACAG GGGCCGGGCCAGAGCCACCTCATGGTACTCCCCTTACTAG
- the SLC7A8 gene encoding large neutral amino acids transporter small subunit 2 isoform X1 translates to MAEEAARRRSASAKEGAAREPPGAASVALKKEIGLLSACGIIVGNIIGSGIFVSPKGVLENAGSVGLALLVWVLTGLVTAVGALCYAELGVTIPKSGGDYAYVKDIFGGLAGFLRLWIAVLVIYPTNQAVIALTFANYALRPLFGACAAPEPGLRLLAAACLLLLTWVNCASVRWATRVQDVFTAGKLLALALIIVMGLVQICRGEYFWLEPRQAFAFWQPPEAGRVALAFLQGSFAYAGWNFLNYVTEELVDPYRNLPRAIFISMPLVTFIYVFANVAYVTAMSPQELLDSNAVAVTFGEKVLGAVAWIMPVSVALSTFGGVNGSLFTSARLFYAGAREGQLPALLAMIHVERRTPIPALLVTCASTLLMLVTGDIYTLINYVGFVNYLWYGVTVAGLLVLRWRQPHRPRPIRVSVLWPALYLLFWAALLLFSLASEPVVCGIGLGIMATGAPLYCLGVRRGPRPPALRRGLASLTRFSQRLCRVVYPDMGGGDDGDEPHGDGKPHGDGKPHGGSEPHGGDGDEPHGDEAPPADPRQPLATQPHA, encoded by the exons ATGGCGGAGGAGGCCGCCCGGCGGCGCAGCGCCTCCGCCAAGGAGGGGGCGGCCCGggagccccccggcgccgccagcGTCGCCCTCAAGAAGGAGATCGGCTTGCTCAGCGCCTGCGGCATCATCGTGG GTAACATCATCGGCTCGGGGATCTTCGTGTCGCCCAAGGGGGTGCTGGAGAACGCCGGCAGCGTGGGGCTGGCGCTGCTCGTGTGGGTCCTCACGGGGCTCGTGACGGCTGTGGGCGCCCTGTGCTACGCCGAGCTGGGCGTCACCATCCCCAAGTCCGGTGGCGACTATGCCTACGTCAAGGACATCTTCGGCGGGCTGGCGGG CTTCCTGCGCCTGTGGATCGCGGTGCTGGTGATCTACCCCACGAACCAGGCGGTGATCGCCCTCACCTTCGCCAACTACGCGCTGCGGCCGCTCTTCGGCGCCTGCGCCGCCCCCGAGCCCGGCCTGCGCCTGCTGGCCGCCGCCTGCCTGC tGCTGCTGACGTGGGTGAACTGCGCCAGCGTGCGCTGGGCCACCCGGGTGCAGGACGTCTTCACCGCCGGCAAGCTGCTCGCCCTCGCCCTCATCATCGTTATGGGCCTCGTCCAGATCTGCAGGG gcGAGTACTTCTGGCTGGAGCCGCGGCAGGCGTTCGCCTTCTGGCAGCCGCCGGAGGCCGGCCGGGTGGCGCTGGCCTTCCTGCAGGGCTCCTTCGCCTACGCCGGCTGGAACTTCCTCAACTACGTCACCGAGGAGCTCGTCGACCCCTACCG GAACCTGCCCCGCGCCATCTTCATCTCCATGCCGCTGGTGACCTTCATCTACGTCTTCGCCAACGTGGCCTACGTCACCGCCATGTCGCCCCAGGAGCTGCTGGACTCCAACGCCGTGGCCGTG ACCTTCGGGGAGAAGGTGCTGGGCGCCGTGGCCTGGATCATGCCCGTCTCCGTGGCCCTCTCCACCTTCGGCGGCGTCAACGGCTCCCTCTTCACCTCCGCCCG GCTGTTCTACGCAGGGGCGCGTGAGGGGCAGCTGCCGGCGCTGCTGGCCATGATCCACGTGGAGCGGCGCACGCCCATCCCCGCCCTCCTGGTCACC TGCGCCTCGACGCTGCTGATGCTGGTGACGGGCGACATCTACACGCTCATCAACTACGTCGGCTTCGTCAACTACCTGTGGTACGGCGTCACCGTGGCCGGGCTGCTGGTGCTGCGCTGGCGGCAGCCCCACCGCCCGCGCCCCATACGG GTGAGCGTGCTGTGGCCCGCGCTGTACCTGCTCTTCTGGGCCGCGCTGCTGCTCTTCTCGCTGGCCTCGGAGCCCGTCGTCTGCGGCATCGGCCTGGGCATCATGGCCACCGGCGCCCCCCTGTACTGCCTGGGCGTCCGCCGtgggccccggccccccgccctGCGCCGCGGCCTCG CCTCGCTGACGCGCTTCAGCCAGCGCCTCTGCCGCGTCGTGTACCCCGACATGGGGGGCGGCGACGACGGCGACGAGCCCCATGGCGACGGCAAGCCCCATGGCGACGGCAAGCCCCACGGCGGCAGCGAGCCCCACGGCGGCGACGGTGATGAGCCCCACGGCGACGAGGCGCCGCCCGCCGACCCCCGCCAGCCCCTCGCCACCCAGCCCCACGCCTGA